In the genome of Acidobacteriota bacterium, the window CCGTGCGCTGCTCATCGGGCAGCAGCTTCATGCCCTCGGCGACGATCCGGCTCATCTCGTTGCGGGCGACCAGGTCCTCAATTGACTCGACCGGGCCCTGGTCGGCCGCCATCTCGATGAAGTCGACATCCTCGGGCATGTCGACGATGGGCGTTCGCTTCTTCCGGCGAATCCAGTCCCGGCACAGGTTCAGCGCAATTCTGTACAGCCAGGACGAGAATTTCGCCTGGCCCTTGAACCCGGGGAGTGCCCGGAAGGCCCGCAGGAAGGTTTCCTGGGCGACGTCCCGGGCGTCCTCATCCCGGCCGATGACGCGGTACGCCAGGGCGTAGATCGGCCGTTCCCAGCGCAAAACCAGCTGGTTGAAGCTATCGGCGTCGCCGGCCATGGACCGGGCAACGAGCTCCTCGTCTGTCGCAACCATCAAAAGGACTTGGCCAATCTTCTCTTGCTATTCTCTAAGACGGCGGGGATGCTCCGAAAGTCGGCAAAGCGATGCCGATGGGGTAAGATACGATTTCAGAGACACTTAGTGGGCGTGAACTTTCCAAACGACGAGATTTTTCTTACCACCGAAGAAGTCCTGGAGTACCTCCAGGTCAACCTCCGTACGGTTTACCGGCTGATTAAGGCCGGAAAAATCCCGGCGGTACGGGTGGGCCGGCAATGGCGCTTCCGCAAACGTGACATCGACGCCTGGTTGGACACCCAGCGCCCGCGGGGCGAGCGGATGCCCCAGATGGCCATGTCGGACAAGCCCCAGACCCGGGACGGCCGATCACGCGTCCTCGTCGTGGACGACGAGTCGAGCATCCGGGAACTGCTCGCCAAGACGCTGGCGCTGGCCGAATACGACGTCGATACCGCGCCCGATGGCCGGGCGGCGCTCGAACGCCTGCGGCTCGGCAACTACGACCTGCTGATTGCCGACCTGAAAATGCCCGGCATGGACGGCCTCACGCTGATCCGCGAAGCCAAGCGCCTGAAGGCCGACATCCCAGTCATCATCATCACCGGCTTCTCCACCGAGTCGAGCGCCATCGAGGCGGTCAATCTCGGAGTGGCCGGCTACCTGACCAAGCCCTTCCGGGTGCCGCAGGTCCTCGCGGCCGCGGCGCGCGCACTCGGCGAATAAGAATAAGAGGGCTCGCGCCTTCCGCCTTCGCCAAGGCTACGGCGGGACAGGCCGGCGCTCGTGGGGCTCGGCGCTGCGCGCCTTGTCGGGCTCACTTCGTTCGTGGGGCCCCAGGCCGACCCCTACGACGCGGCGCAGCCGCGAGCCCCAGGAGCGGCCAAAGGCCGCGACCCGCAGATGATCCAGCTCCAAGAAGTAACCAAGTCGTTCGGCGAGAAGACCCTGCTCGAACAGGTGACTTGGCAGGTCGGCGATCGGGACCGGGTTGGCCTGTGCGGCCCGAACGGGGCCGGCAAGACGACGCTCCTCAAGATGCTGGCCGGTTTCGACGAGCCCGACTTGGGTTTCATCCAGAAGCCGAACGCCCTGACCATTGGCTACCTGCCACAGGACGGCCTCGCGCACAGCGGCCGGACCGTTACCGCCGAAGCCAGCCTCGCCCTGAAGCCGCTGCTCGATCTCAAGGCCGAGATGCACGCCCTCGAGGCGCGGCTGGGCGACCCGGCGCTCAGCGCGCAAGACCACGACGCGGTGTTGCACCGCTACAGCGACGTGCAGGATCAGTTCCGCCTGGGCGATGGCTACCAGATCGAGTTGAAGGTCGCGACCGTGCTGCGCGGACTGGGCTTTGAACCCGAGGCGCAGGAGCAGCTGACCGATCACCTGTCGGGCGGCTGGCAAATGCGGCTGGCGCTGGCCAAGCTGCTATTGAGCGCGCCCGACCTGCTGCTGCTCGACGAGCCGACCAACCACCTTGACCTCGACGCCCGCAACTGGCTCGAGGAATACCTGGTCGCCTACCCGCGGTCGGTGATCCTGGTCTCGCACGATCGCTACTTCCTCGACGCGGTGGTCACGCATATCGCCGACCTGTCGCTACGCACCATCACTGACTACCACTGCAACTACTCGAAGTATCTCGAGGAGCGGGACGCGCGGCTCGAGCGCCTGCGCGACGCGAAGCGGCGGCAGGACGAGGAAGTGCAGCGGGTCGAGGAGTTCATCAACCGCTTCCGCTACCAGGCCACGAAGGCCGCCCAGGTGCAGAGCCGCATCAAGATGCTCGAGAAGGTCGTGCGCCTCGAGGTCCCGCCCGAGCGCAAGCGCATCCACTTCCAGTTCCCGGCCTCGGCCAAGAGCGGCCGCATGGTGCAGGAGTTGAAGGGCGTGCGCAAGGCCTACGGCCACAAGGTCGTGCTGGATCAGGTGGACCTGCACATCGAGCGCGGCGATCGGATCGCCCTGGTCGGCCACAACGGCGCCGGCAAGTCGACGCTGATGCGCCTGCTGTCGGGTGAGGAGGCCCCCGACTCTGGCGAGCGCCACGAAGGCCACCAGGTCGTGATGCAGTACTTCGCGCAAGATGAAGCCACGCGCCTCGAGCCCGGCCTGACCGTCTACGAAACCCTCTCGGACGGCTCACCGAACCACATGGTCCCCGCCATCCGCAACATCCTCGGCGGCTTCCTGTTCAGCGGCGACGACGTCTACAAGAAGGCGGGCGTGCTGTCGGGCGGCGAACGCACGCGCCTGGCGGTAGCCCGCATGCTGCTGCGGCCATCGAACACGCTGCTGCTCGACGAGCCGACCAACCACCTCGACATCGATTCCAAGGAAGTGCTGCTCGACGCACTCGCTGACTACGGCGGCACGCTGATCTTCGTGTCGCACGATCGCTACTTCGTCGAAAAGCTCGCCACGAAGATCGTCGAGGTCGGCAACGGAAGCGCCTTGCTCTACCCCGGAACCTACGAGGCATATCTCTGGAGCAAGGCGCAGAGTCAGGAGGCGGGTAGGGCGGGTGAGGCTGGTCGGGCGGGTCAGGGGGCAAAACGAAGCTCTTCCTCACCCACCTCACCAGCCCTACCAGCCCGACCAGCCCCTTCCGCGCCAAGCTACGAAGCGCGGAAGAGAGACAACGTCGAGAAGAAGAAGCGGGAGCGCGCGTTCAAGGCGCTCAAGGATCGGGTCGCCGAGCTCGAGGCGCGCATCGCGGAGCGCGAACGGGCGATCAAGGAGGTCGAGGTCACCATGTCGGCTCCCGACTTCTACGGCAACCACGAGGCCTCGAAGCCGGTGCTCGCCCAGCACCAGGCGTTGATGTGGGAAGTAGGAGAGCTCCTGAGCCAATGGGAGATGCTTCAGGGCGAAGCTGAGCAATACGCGGATCTACAGAATTCGTAATCTAATTACAATTCTGTATGATCTGTCCTGCCTAGGTCATAATCCAAATTCTGTAATCGCAACGACTTAGAGCGTTACCTCGTTCACCCGGTTCGAGGCACAAGCTTTGCTCCCGCTTGTGTCTGGCTCCATGCACATGGCGAAACGCACACCCAAGCCCTCGCGACTGACCGATGTCTTCTTCAGGCATATGGTCGGCAACATGCGCAATGGCGTCTTAGCCATCGCGCGCGACGGCGCCATCGTGCTGGTCAACGACGAGGCGTGCCGCCTGTTCGCCCTTCCGCCGGGTGGGACGCTGGTCGGCCAACCGTTTGGCGACGTGCTCCACGCCCATCCCGATATCGTTCGCGTGCTGGGCGGCGCCTTCGACATGGCCGCGCTGCCCAACCGCGCGGAGTTGCGTCTCAAGTCCACCGACATCGTGATCGGCTACACGCTGTCGCTGGTGCGCGATGAAGCGGGCACCACGGTCGGCGCCGCGCTGTTCTTCAAGGACCTCACCCACGTCGAACAGATGGAAGAGCGCGAGCGCCTGCGCGACCGGCTGGCGGCCGTGGGCGAGATGGCGGCCGTCATGGCGCACGAAATCAAGAACCCGCTGGCGGCCATCGAGGTCGTCGCCGGCCTGCTCCGGCGGAAAGCACCCGACAACGCCGATGTGCAGACACTGGTGAAGGACATCATCAGCGAAGCGAAGATGGCCAATGCCATCGTCCAGGAAGTGCTGGCTTTCGTGCGCCCGGTACGCCTGCAGGTGGACCGCACGTCGCTCGCCGAGTCCCTGGCCAGTGCCGTCCTCCTGGCCGACGGCAAGGCGACGCGCGGCAGCATCCTCGTCGAGACCGCGCTGCCCGATCGACTGCCGTTGCTCGGCGCCGACCGGCACCAGCTGACACAGGTCTTCGCCAACCTGCTGATCAACGCGTACGAAGCGCTCGACGGCCGCGGCCGCATTGTCATTTCGGCGTCGCTCGCCCGCACGGCCGCCGACGGCGCGCTGCTGCCAGACGGCCAGCAGCCGGTCGACACCGTGGTGGTGGACGTGGCCGACGACGGCCCGGGGATGACCGCCGCGGTGGCCGAGAAGATCTTCAACCCGTTCTTCACCACCAAGGCGCAGGGCTCCGGGCTCGGCCTGGCGATTGTCCGGAAGATTATTGACGCGCACGAAGGCCGGATCGACATGACCACCACCGACGGGCGGGGCACACGCTTCCGCGTGACCTTGCCGGTGGAGCCGCACAAGCACGGATCGCACCACTAACCGACAGACGGAGCACACTGCACATGGCCCGCATTCTCGTTGCCGACGATCACGACGCCCTGCGCCGGGGGTTGGCGCTGTCCCTGACCACCGCCGGCCACGAAGTGGAAGAGGCCGCCAACGGCAACGCCGCGCTCGAGCGGCTGCACGAGGGCTATTTCGATGTGGTCGTCAGCGACCTCAAGATGGGCGGCTCGGACGGGCTCGACGTGCTGCGCACGACCCGCCAGCTGCATCCCACGA includes:
- a CDS encoding sigma-70 family RNA polymerase sigma factor, translated to MVATDEELVARSMAGDADSFNQLVLRWERPIYALAYRVIGRDEDARDVAQETFLRAFRALPGFKGQAKFSSWLYRIALNLCRDWIRRKKRTPIVDMPEDVDFIEMAADQGPVESIEDLVARNEMSRIVAEGMKLLPDEQRTAIVLKEYHGLTFQEIADLQGCPLSTVKTRLYQGLSVLRKHLESRGMTSFASGRSS
- a CDS encoding response regulator, which produces MNFPNDEIFLTTEEVLEYLQVNLRTVYRLIKAGKIPAVRVGRQWRFRKRDIDAWLDTQRPRGERMPQMAMSDKPQTRDGRSRVLVVDDESSIRELLAKTLALAEYDVDTAPDGRAALERLRLGNYDLLIADLKMPGMDGLTLIREAKRLKADIPVIIITGFSTESSAIEAVNLGVAGYLTKPFRVPQVLAAAARALGE
- a CDS encoding ABC-F family ATP-binding cassette domain-containing protein; the protein is MGLGAARLVGLTSFVGPQADPYDAAQPRAPGAAKGRDPQMIQLQEVTKSFGEKTLLEQVTWQVGDRDRVGLCGPNGAGKTTLLKMLAGFDEPDLGFIQKPNALTIGYLPQDGLAHSGRTVTAEASLALKPLLDLKAEMHALEARLGDPALSAQDHDAVLHRYSDVQDQFRLGDGYQIELKVATVLRGLGFEPEAQEQLTDHLSGGWQMRLALAKLLLSAPDLLLLDEPTNHLDLDARNWLEEYLVAYPRSVILVSHDRYFLDAVVTHIADLSLRTITDYHCNYSKYLEERDARLERLRDAKRRQDEEVQRVEEFINRFRYQATKAAQVQSRIKMLEKVVRLEVPPERKRIHFQFPASAKSGRMVQELKGVRKAYGHKVVLDQVDLHIERGDRIALVGHNGAGKSTLMRLLSGEEAPDSGERHEGHQVVMQYFAQDEATRLEPGLTVYETLSDGSPNHMVPAIRNILGGFLFSGDDVYKKAGVLSGGERTRLAVARMLLRPSNTLLLDEPTNHLDIDSKEVLLDALADYGGTLIFVSHDRYFVEKLATKIVEVGNGSALLYPGTYEAYLWSKAQSQEAGRAGEAGRAGQGAKRSSSSPTSPALPARPAPSAPSYEARKRDNVEKKKRERAFKALKDRVAELEARIAERERAIKEVEVTMSAPDFYGNHEASKPVLAQHQALMWEVGELLSQWEMLQGEAEQYADLQNS
- a CDS encoding ATP-binding protein, yielding MAKRTPKPSRLTDVFFRHMVGNMRNGVLAIARDGAIVLVNDEACRLFALPPGGTLVGQPFGDVLHAHPDIVRVLGGAFDMAALPNRAELRLKSTDIVIGYTLSLVRDEAGTTVGAALFFKDLTHVEQMEERERLRDRLAAVGEMAAVMAHEIKNPLAAIEVVAGLLRRKAPDNADVQTLVKDIISEAKMANAIVQEVLAFVRPVRLQVDRTSLAESLASAVLLADGKATRGSILVETALPDRLPLLGADRHQLTQVFANLLINAYEALDGRGRIVISASLARTAADGALLPDGQQPVDTVVVDVADDGPGMTAAVAEKIFNPFFTTKAQGSGLGLAIVRKIIDAHEGRIDMTTTDGRGTRFRVTLPVEPHKHGSHH